Part of the Deltaproteobacteria bacterium genome is shown below.
CTGAATATAGCTGTCCTTTTGTGCGGCAATCGCCTTCTTTGCCGTGATGTCCTGTTGCAATTTTTCCAATTTACCTTCCAGATTCCCTTTTTTAACCAATGCGTTTTGTAGATAAAAGAAATAGTAAAAGTACCCGATCAAAAGGCAGGCAAAAAACACCAGGGCCGCCTTCATACCAGGCGAAAGTTTTTTGAGGTCTTCAGCTGTAATGGCCATCGCCTACCCCTTTTTAATCCCGCATTTGAGTTTGAATGACTGTACTTTGATGCCTGAAAAATCGTCCTGTCTGGAGGAAACGAGATCCACATTGGCAATAAACGGCAGGGTCTCCAGTACTTTCATGAAAAAGGCCACGGTAATGGTATTCTTGGCTTTACCTTCTATGGATAATGATGTTGCCGTTTGGGTAACGTTTTCAAGGGACAGGTCTTTCGTCGGCACGGCTGAGGCAAGCTGATCGAGCATGAATATCGGAAAGGTACGACCCTTTTCCAGTTTTTTGATGAGGGCGATCTTGTTCTCGATGTTTATCTTGTTCTCTTTGAATGCCTGAATATCACCGACGATTTTGTTTAATTCCACAATTTGTCGTTCACTGTTCCGGATATTGTTTTCGAGGAGGGTATTCCGGGTAACCACGTAGAGATGAAGCGTTCCAATACATGCAATGAACACAATGAACGAACCCAGAAATATCAGGATTTCCTTGGCCTGACTGGCCTTTTTTTCCATTTCACGATAGGGAAGCAGGTTGATTTTAATCATTTGTCATCCACCCTTCTCAGGGCCAACCCCACGCATACGGCGGCGGAGGGGCCGATTCTTTCCATATCCGCTGCACTGATTTTTTTCTGATTGAAAACTATGTTCCTGAAAGGGTTGATAATCTCGGTCCTGATATTCATCCGTTCGCCAAGGTGTTCCGCAAAACCCGGCATCGCTGCAGAACCGCCTGACAACAAAACAGCCTTGATTTCAGTGCCGCCGTACGTGGATCGATAATAATCGACAGACCTCTGAATTTCCGAGCAAATCTGGTCTGCTGCGGCAAGAAGATTCTCGGTGAATCCTCTTTGGGCCTCCCCATCTCCTTCCACACCGTCAAGTTTAACTCGCTCAGCCTCGTCCAGGCTATTCAATCCCATGCTCTGCTGTAATGCCTCGTTGATATGCTCACCCCCCAGGGCAAAATCACGGGTTAAGACCGAGCCGCCGTTTTTGAGAACATTGATATTGGTCATGCTGGCACCGACATTAACAAGGATGACAATTTCATCATCGTCGATATCATAATTTTCCTCGTACATCGTCTCCAATGCAAAAGAATCAACATCCATAATCACGGGATTAAGGCCCGCCCCTCTGATGGCATCGGCATAGCTTTCTACAATTTCTGATTTCGCGGCAACCAGCATGACGTCCATTTGCGTTGAGTTGAATTCGTTTTCACCCAGAATCTGGAAATCATAACTGACGTCTTCCATGCTGTCGAAGGGCAGGTA
Proteins encoded:
- the pilM gene encoding type IV pilus assembly protein PilM; this translates as MGDFSIRDLFSSKKQTVGLDIGSYSLKLAEIGRSGTGYALNRYRQVSLPKGVISEGMLTEPHILTEKIKELFELSGARCRNVVTSLSGNSVIAQRVTFAKMPAEELRVLIHDEASKYLPFDSMEDVSYDFQILGENEFNSTQMDVMLVAAKSEIVESYADAIRGAGLNPVIMDVDSFALETMYEENYDIDDDEIVILVNVGASMTNINVLKNGGSVLTRDFALGGEHINEALQQSMGLNSLDEAERVKLDGVEGDGEAQRGFTENLLAAADQICSEIQRSVDYYRSTYGGTEIKAVLLSGGSAAMPGFAEHLGERMNIRTEIINPFRNIVFNQKKISAADMERIGPSAAVCVGLALRRVDDK